In Oncorhynchus gorbuscha isolate QuinsamMale2020 ecotype Even-year linkage group LG02, OgorEven_v1.0, whole genome shotgun sequence, a single genomic region encodes these proteins:
- the LOC123990404 gene encoding uncharacterized protein LOC123990404, protein MPVHNVHNRTSLFSLSSKEFCRSSLYFQTLQACWEETYYNKQKKLMVHYLLLQSQGQVPPHVTTEHMSNWLVSQGKKSLRERVWKETLEEGNDFAQLAWDVNTCLKMMNIEHEAFCKLRRSMHPTSPADIDPKVHSIVERAVRSILGEQSNEPRSNLLSPSQVVVEVVPRLLLALWLQPEEGHSEHPILISGMAVGMVAAVVEKLSCMLKDPSPHIPFSRAAAFDSVRSILGRISQSFSTDDLQSPFYMSSVCAFVADEVQSCFQPPAATLPVPPVLVVGDSTTLPADIQADPASSHLEVVDITPNTEADQASSHLEVLNHTPKTEADMACSHLEVVDITPNTEADPASFHLNVVDITSNTEADPGSSHMNVVDITPNTEPISSLLEVVDITPNTEADPASFHLNVVDITSNTEVDPGSSHMNVVDITPNTEPISSLLEVVDITPNTEADPASFHLNVVDITSNTEADPGSSHMNVVDITPNTEPISSLLEVVDIAPNTEADPASFHLNVVDITSNTEVDPGSSHMNVVDITPNTEPISSLLEVMDVTPEERTLTMAVFATLPADIQAEDVAVFIPDVTKDVTLDVPCSARKGAVRRLFCRLWRAVCCFACHKEEEEQY, encoded by the exons ATGCCTGTGCATAATGTGCATAACAGAACATCATTATTTTCATTATCTTCAAAGGAATTCTGTAGAAGCAGCCTTTATTTTCAGACTCTGCAGGCCTGCTGGGAGGAAACATATTACAATAAACAG AAGAAGCTCATGGTCCACTATCTGCTGCTCCAGAGTCAAGGCCAGGTCCCGCCCCATGTCACTACAGAGCACATGAGCAACTGGCTGGTGTCTCAGGGCAAAAAATCCCTTAGGGAGAG GGTGTGGAAGGAAACCCTGGAGGAGGGAAACGACTTCGCTCAGCTG GCCTGGGATGTAAACACTTGCCTAAAAATGATGAACATAGAGCACGAGGCTTTCTGCAAGCTCCGCCGCTCCATGCACCCCACCTCGCCAGCTGACAT CGATCCTAAGGTCCACAGCATTGTGGAGAGAGCTGTGAGGAGCATTCTGGGCGAGCAGTCCAATGAGCCCCGTAGCAACCTGCTCAGCCCATCtcaggtggtggtggaggtggtgcccAGGCTCCTCCTCGCCCTGTGGCTTCAGCCTGAGGAAGGCCATTCAGAGCACCCAATTCTTATAAGTGGGATGGCCGTGGGAATGGTGGCGGCCGTAGTGGAGAAGCTCTCCTGCATGTTAAAGGACCCTTCCCCTCACATCCCTTTCTCCCGGGCTGCTGCTTTTGACTCTGTGCGGTCGATCCTCGGGAGAATCAGTCAGTCCTTCTCCACCGATGACCTGCAGAGCCCTTTTTATATGAGCTCTGTCTGTGCCTTTGTGGCGGACGAGGTGCAGAGCTGCTTCCAGCCCCCTGCAGCCACCCTACCAGTCCCCCCTGTCCTCGTGGTGGGCGATTCCACCACATTACCAGCTGACATCCAAGCAG ACCCGGCTTCTTCCCACCTAGAGGTTGTAGACATCACCCCTAACACAGAGGCAGATCAGGCTTCTTCCCACCTGGAGGTTTTGAACCATACCCCAAAAACAGAGGCAGACATGGCTTGTTCCCACCTGGAGGTTGTGGACATCACCCCTAACACAGAGGCAGATCCGGCTTCTTTCCACCTGAATGTTGTGGACATCACCAGTAACACAGAGGCAGACCCGGGTTCTTCCCACATGAATGTTGTGGACATCACCCCTAATACAgagcccatctcttccctcttggAGGTTGTGGACATCACCCCTAACACAGAGGCAGATCCGGCTTCTTTCCACCTGAATGTTGTGGACATCACCAGTAACACAGAGGTAGACCCGGGTTCTTCCCACATGAATGTTGTGGACATCACCCCTAATACAgagcccatctcttccctcttggAGGTTGTGGACATCACCCCTAACACAGAGGCAGATCCGGCTTCTTTCCACCTGAATGTTGTGGACATCACCAGTAACACAGAGGCAGACCCGGGTTCTTCCCACATGAATGTTGTGGACATCACCCCTAATACAgagcccatctcttccctcttggAGGTTGTGGACATCGCCCCTAACACAGAGGCAGATCCGGCTTCTTTCCACCTGAATGTTGTGGACATCACCAGTAACACAGAGGTAGACCCGGGTTCTTCCCACATGAATGTTGTGGACATCACCCCTAATACAgagcccatctcttccctcttggAGGTTATGGACGTCACACCTGAAGAAAGGACTCTCACGATGGCCGTCTTCGCCACTCTGCCAGCTGACATCCAAGCAG AGGATGTTGCTGTGTTCATCCCGGATGTCACCAAGGACGTGACACTGGATGTTCCATGCAGTGCTAGGAAAGGGGCAGTCCGGCGATTATTTTGCAGGCTTTGGAGGGCAGTGTGCTGCTTCGCCTGCcacaaggaagaggaggaacaatATTAA